A segment of the Candidatus Bathyarchaeota archaeon genome:
ATCCCTGCGCAAGCTTACGGATCTTCGGCAGCAACTCAAGGAAGCAGTCCTTCTCGATGACGGTGTTGACGCCCACCCAGGACTCGTCGGCTAGCGGCGAGATAGTTGGGTTTCGCAGCGCCGGCAACTCCGTTAGCAATGTCTGCAGGTTCTCCTTTTTGACGTTGACAAAGATGTGTATCCGCTTAGAGCCATCCACTACACCCTTGAGCAACGCGACGATGTCGAAGATTTTTTCGCGTTTCTGGGGGTCCTCCATCGTTTTTTTGTTGGCAATGAGGACGGCGGCGGAGCGCATGACGGTTTCGATGATTCGGAGGTTGTTGGCTTCGATGGTGGTTCCTGTCTCAGTTACATCCATGATGCAATCGCTGTTTTCCGGCGGCTTAGCCTCGGTGGCGCCAAACGAGAGGAAGATTTTTGCGCGGGGGTTATCGCCTTTGCGCCACCAGGGCGTCACCAGCTGGGGGTCGGCGTCGCCGAAGCGTGCCTTGTACTGGGGCAGGTTTTTGAGGTACTCGCTGGCGATGTTTAGGTATTCGGTGCTGACTCGGAAGTTTCTGCCCTCCGCCCACACTGACTCCATGAATTCGCCCAGAGTGGTGCCTTCGGGGACGCTGTTTGGCACGGCGATGACGAGGCGGATTTTGCCGTACTCCAGATTCTGCAGCACCTCGACGTCGGCTCTGTTTTCGCGGACCCAGTCTTCGCCGGTGATGCCTATGTCCTGCAAGCCCTCGTTTACGAAGACGGGGATTTCCTGTGGACGCAGCACTTTTAGCTCGATTTGGGGGTCGTTTATGCTTGGTCGGTACGTGCGGTCTGAGGCGCCTATTCTGAAGCCTGATTTGCTGAAGAATTC
Coding sequences within it:
- the hisG gene encoding ATP phosphoribosyltransferase, with the protein product MDKIKFAIPKGSLEKATAEFFSKSGFRIGASDRTYRPSINDPQIELKVLRPQEIPVFVNEGLQDIGITGEDWVRENRADVEVLQNLEYGKIRLVIAVPNSVPEGTTLGEFMESVWAEGRNFRVSTEYLNIASEYLKNLPQYKARFGDADPQLVTPWWRKGDNPRAKIFLSFGATEAKPPENSDCIMDVTETGTTIEANNLRIIETVMRSAAVLIANKKTMEDPQKREKIFDIVALLKGVVDGSKRIHIFVNVKKENLQTLLTELPALRNPTISPLADESWVGVNTVIEKDCFLELLPKIRKLAQGLVVYEPRQVLALDEIARRSEGQCRKDQQ